The Deinococcus aquaticus genomic interval CGGAAGAGGGAAGGGCCGAAGGCCATGAGCCATGACATCGGTGGGCCGTGACGCCGGGGGCCTGTTCGTCGTCCGGGCGTGCGCGGCGGAGCGCACCATAGCGCAGCCCCGCCGGTTGCCGGAACGCAAACCCGGCACTCCTGAACAGGAGTGCCGGGCTGGAAGCGGCGCGCGCGGATGCACGTGGGTATTCCGTGGATTACACGTCGCGGCGGTCGAAGGCGAAGATGCTCATCAGGCCGAAGCCGGCGGTGTAGATCAGCAGCAGCACCAGCGACTGCGTGATGTCGCCCTGCTGCACGTACAGGCCCAGGTGGCTGGTCAGCAGGATGCGCTGAATGGTTTCGGGCAGTACGACCAGCAGGCGCATGACGATCAGCGCCGCGAAGGTCGCCAGGGCGGCGGCGGCGGTGTTCAGGTACAGCACCCCGAACAGCAGTGACAGCGCCGCGATGGGCATCAGGACCACGCCGGCCAGCAGCGAGCCGCGCAGCACCTCGGCGAAGGCGGCGTCGCTGGTGAGTTGACCCACACCCACGAACAGGCCCGGCCCCAGCCCGGTGCCGCCCGTGAACGTCCCGAAGCCCAGGGGAATGCCGGCCAGCAGCGAGCCCAGCACCGTGGTCAGGATCAGCAGGAAGGGGTACGACAGGGCCGTGATCAGTTTGCTGGCAATGACCTTGGTGCGGTCCACGGGGCGCAGCAGCAGCGGGGCCAGGGTGCCCTGCGCGACTTCCGAACCGATCATCTCGGCGACCGTCACTGCAATGAACAGCGGCAGCAGGTACCCGATGGTCACGCCGATACTCACGGCCGGCAGTTGCCACCCGCTGACCAGATTGACCTGAATCAGGGCGCTCAGGCGCGGCGCAAACGCCCACAGCAGCGGCATCAGGAACGTGACCAGCAGAGCCAGGTGGACGCTGCGCGCCCCGAACAGCTTGCGGAACTCCAGGGACAGCAGGGTCAGCATGCGCTCACCCGGCCGGTACGGTCTTGGGTCAGGTCAGGGGTCATCAGGCTTGCTCCACGCGTTCGCGGTAGTACTCGTACAGGTCGAAGTGGTCCGGGCTGGCCTCGAACACCCGGATACCCTCGGCGCTCAGGTGCGACAGGGCGTCGGGCACGCGGGATTCGCCGCCCAGGTGCGCGATGGCGTACGGCGTGCGTGTACTGACCCTGCGCACGAACGGCAGGCGCTCGAGCACGGCGGCCGCGCCGACCGGGTCGTCCACCCGGAAGCGGTACGCGGCCTGCCGGGCGCGCAGGTCCACGGTGTCCACCAGTCGCCCGCCGGTCAGGATGCCGACTGTATGCGCGTACGTGGCGATCTCGCGCAGGTGGTGGGTGCTCAGGACGACCGCGCAGCCGCTGGTGGCCAGACTGGTCACGATCCGGTGGATCAGGCCGATGCCCAGCGGATCAAGGCCGCTGGTGGGTTCGTCCAGGATCAGGACCTTGGGTTCGGCCAGCATGGCGCTCGCCACGCCCAGCCGTTGCCGCTGCCCCAGCGAGTACTCCTGCACGCGCCGGTCGGCCATGCGGGTCAGTTCCAGCAGAGCCAGCACCTCGCGGATACGGTCGCGGCTGATCTTGCGGCCGCCCGGAGCCATGGCCGACAGGTTCGCGTGCACCTGCAGGTTCTGCGTGCCCGTGAACTGCGGGTAGAACTTCGCGGGGGCCTCCACGACCGCGCCCAGGTAGGCGCGGGCGCGCTGCCCGTCGGTATGCACGTCCCGGCCCAGTAGCCGTACCTCGCCGTCCGTGGGGAAGGCAAGGCCGGTCATGGTCCGGATCAGGGTGGTTTTACCTGCACCGTTCGGCCCGGTCAGGGCGTACACCTCACCGGGCTTCACGGTCAGGTACACGTCCTCCAGGACACTGTTCTGGCCGTATTTCTTGTACAGCCCCCGGACCTCAATGGCCGGAATAGCTGGCGCACCTTGCTTCGTCACCCGCACAGCCTAACCCAAGCGTCTACACCTGCGTCTTACATGTCACTCATAGCCCCCCCACGAGGGGGTTTCCCGTGGGGGGAGATTGACAGGACCGGCCTGAATCAGGGTGGGCGCGGATCAGATCAGAATTTCTTGAAGCGGGTCAGGCGGAACGGCGTTTCGGGCGTGCCGCCCTGCAACTTG includes:
- a CDS encoding ABC transporter permease — encoded protein: MLTLLSLEFRKLFGARSVHLALLVTFLMPLLWAFAPRLSALIQVNLVSGWQLPAVSIGVTIGYLLPLFIAVTVAEMIGSEVAQGTLAPLLLRPVDRTKVIASKLITALSYPFLLILTTVLGSLLAGIPLGFGTFTGGTGLGPGLFVGVGQLTSDAAFAEVLRGSLLAGVVLMPIAALSLLFGVLYLNTAAAALATFAALIVMRLLVVLPETIQRILLTSHLGLYVQQGDITQSLVLLLIYTAGFGLMSIFAFDRRDV
- a CDS encoding ABC transporter ATP-binding protein, whose amino-acid sequence is MTKQGAPAIPAIEVRGLYKKYGQNSVLEDVYLTVKPGEVYALTGPNGAGKTTLIRTMTGLAFPTDGEVRLLGRDVHTDGQRARAYLGAVVEAPAKFYPQFTGTQNLQVHANLSAMAPGGRKISRDRIREVLALLELTRMADRRVQEYSLGQRQRLGVASAMLAEPKVLILDEPTSGLDPLGIGLIHRIVTSLATSGCAVVLSTHHLREIATYAHTVGILTGGRLVDTVDLRARQAAYRFRVDDPVGAAAVLERLPFVRRVSTRTPYAIAHLGGESRVPDALSHLSAEGIRVFEASPDHFDLYEYYRERVEQA